One Butyricicoccus intestinisimiae genomic window, CGGCAAAGTCAAAAAAATGTCGCTGCTCATCATCTGCGGCATCATGATCGGCTATATCTGCTCGGCGATTACGGATTTTGCCGTGACCTTTGCGGATGATTCCAACATTGTCAATCTGCACAACTGGTCGATGGGCAGCTTTTCCGGCGTCAGCTGGGACAATGTCGGCACGATGACGGTTGTGACTGTTTTCTGTATGGTGCTGACGATTTTGCTGTCCAAGCCGATGGATGCATTCCGCCTCGGTGAAGTGTACGCGCAGAGCATGGGCGTCAACGTGAAATTGTTCCGTGTCCAGTTGATTTTGCTGTCCAGCATTCTGTCTGCGACGGTTACGGCGTTTGCGGGTCCGATTTCCTTTGTCGGCATTGCGGTGCCGCATCTGACAAAGAGCCTGTTTCACACGTCAAAACCGCTGTTTATTATTCCAGCCTCGTTTTTGGGCGGCGCGGTGTTCTGCCTGTTTTGTGATTTGCTGGCGCGGACGATGTTCGCGCCGACAGAGTTGAGCATCGGCTCTGTGACCGCTGTGTTTGGCGCGCCAATCGTTATTTGGATGATGCTGCATCGGGACAAGAAACGGCAATGAGGGATTGAGCATGAACAACGCAATGTTACAAACACACAATTTGTCTGTTGGCTATGACAAAAAAGTTCTCATTCAGGGAATTGAAATTGCCGTGTGTCCGGGCGAGATTCTGACGTTGATCGGTCCGAACGGCGCGGGAAAATCGACAATTATTAAAAGCATTACCAAACAGCTGGAAATTTTGGGCGGCACGGTTTGCGTGGCGGGAAAGCCGCTCTCGCAGACCGGCAGCAGAGAGCTGGCGCAAAAAGTATCCGTGATGATGACCGGACGATTGGAACCGGAGCTCATGAGCTGTGAAGAAGTGGTGGAGGCGGGCAGATTTCCGTACACCGGACGATTCGGCGTGCTGTCCGATGCAGACCGCGAAAAGGTGCGCGAGGCGATGGAGCTGGTGCATATTCGAGAGCTGGCGGACAAAAGCTTTACCTGCATCAGTGACGGACAGCGGCAGCGCGTCATGCTGGCGCGCGCCATCTGTCAGGAACCGGAAATTCTGATTTTGGACGAACCGACATCCTTTTTGGATATTCGTCACAAATTGGAGCTGCTGGCGATTCTCAAACGGCTTGTACTGGAAAAACAGATCGCTGTCATTATCTCCATGCACGAGCTGGATTTGGCACAAAAGCTGTCAGACCGCGTGGTGTGCGTCAGGGGAGACCGCATTGACAAATGCGGCACGCCGGATGAAATCTTTACGGACGCGTATATTGAGCAGCTGTATCAGGTCTCCTGCGGCAGCTATCACACAGTATACGGCTTTATGGAGCTGGAAAAACCGGCGGGAAAACCGGAGGTTTTCGTCATTGGCGGAGGCGGCAGCGGCATCCCGATTTATCGGCAGCTGCAGCGCAAAGGCATCCCGTTTGCAGCGGGAGTGCTGCATGAAAATGACATGGATTTGCCCGCGGCGCAGGCACTTGCCGCGCAGATTATTACCGAGCGAGCCTTTGAACCCATCGGTGAACAGGCACTTGCACAGGCAAAGGCCTGCATGGAGACGTGCACACGTGTCATTTGCTGTCCGGAGCGGTTTGGAACCATGAATGCGGGCAATCAGCAGCTGATGCAACTGGCGCAGAAACAAGGAAAATTATTCAATCATAAGAGAGGATTATAACATGAAGGGAACATTGATTGGCGTTGGTGTTGGACCGGGAGATCCGGAACTGATGACACTCAAGGCGGTGCGCATGATTCGGGAAAATGAAGTCATTGCCGTGCCGGGAAAGCAGCCGAAAGAAACCGTGGCATATCAGATTGCCGTGCAGGCCGCACCGGAGCTGGCGGATAAAACGCTGCTGCCGCTGTACATGCCGATGACCATGGACGCAGAGGAGCGCGAGAACAATTGGAAAATTGCCGCAGATACAGCGGAGCAACAGCTCGAACAGGGAAAGAATGTCGTATTCCTGACGCTGGGCGATCCGACTGTTTATTCTACGTTCAGCTATGTCAAGAAGCTGGTAGAAGAACACGGCTATCAGACGGCAACCGTCAGCGGCATCACGTCGTTTTGCGCGGCGGCGGCTCGCATGAATGTTTCGCTGTCCGAGTGGAATGAACCGCTGCATATTTTGCCGGCGCGTCATAATCTGGAGGATGATTTGAATTATTCCGGCAATTGCGTGCTGATGAAGTCGGGAAGAAAAATGGATCGCGTCAAGCAACAGCTCGCACAGAGCGGCCGAGATGTCGTTATGGTAGAAAACTGCGGTATGCCGGAGGAGAAGATTTATCACGGCGTGGAAGAAATTCCGAACGATGCAGGCTATTATTCGCTGATTATTGCGCGGGAGCCGAAGCATGATTGAAATAAAAAATCTTTCCAAGCAGTTTGAAGGCTTCCAAGCGGTGGAAAACCTGAGTCTGCGCATTGAGACGGGAGAGTTTTTTGCGCTGCTTGGCCCAAACGGTGCGGGAAAAACCACAACGATTAGCATGATCTCCACGCTGCTTTTGCCGAGCGGCGGGGAGATTTATATTGACGGCGAACGGCTGACCCGTCAGCGCAAGGACATCAAACGCAAAGTCAGCGTGGTCACACAGGAATATTCCATGCGGCAGGACATGAATATGGACGAAATCATGGAATATCAGGGCAGGCTGTATTTTATGAAGCGCAAGGATATCCGTGAAAAGACAGAACATCTGCTTGCCTTTGCCGGTCTTACCAGCCACAGAAAAAAGACCATTCGCAAGCTGTCCGGCGGTATGCGGCGCAAGCTCATGGTGTGCCGCGCGCTGCTGACTGAGCCGGAGATTTTGCTGCTGGACGAGCCGACGGCAGGCATGGACGCGCTTTCTCGCAGACAGATGTGGAATTTGCTGCGCCAGCTCAATGAGAAGGGGCTGACGATTTTGCTCACTACGCACTACATTGAGGAAGCACAGGCGTTGTGTGACCGTGTGGCACTGATGGATGGCGGCAAGCTGGAGGATTTGGACACACCGGAAAATCTCATTTGCAAGCTGGGCGCGTATGCGGTCGATGAGATGCATCCGGACGGTGTGCACAGCAGCTATTTTGCCGAGCGCAGTCAGGCGATTGCCTATCTGTCCGAGCTGACAGGTAATTGCACCTTGCGCGATACGACATTGGAGGACGTCTTTGTGGAACAGGCGGGCAAGCATTTGACAAAGGGTATTTGAAGCTATGGGTATTGTAACGATTCTGTGGGAAAAATGGCGTGAATTCCTGCGGGACTTTTCCAAAATCACGCTCGCGGCGCTCATTGCTCCGCTCATGTATTTGATTGTCTTTGGCTGGGGCATTCGCACGACAATGAACGGCCAGCCGTATTTGTATTATTTGATACCGGGCGTTGTGTCGCTGACGACGATGAACGGCAGCTTTAGTGCGATTGCGCAAAATCTAAATGTTCAGCGCCTGTATGAAAAAGCGTTTGATCAGGTCATTATTTCTCCGACACCGCTGTGGCAGTTTATCGTCGGACAAGTTCTTGCCGGTGCGCTGCGCGGCCTGTACTCTGCGGGCATTATTCTGCTGCTGATTTTGCCGATTCATACCGGATTGGTGTTCAACTGGCAGTCTTTTGTTATTTTGTTTTTGAACGGTGCCGTGTTTGCGGGCCTGAGCATTGTCGTGTCTTTTTTGGCGAAAAATCATGCGGATGTGCCGCGGTTTTCCAATTATATCATCATGCCGATGTCCTATTTGTGTAATACATTTTTCTCGACAGCGGCAATTCCGCATGGCGCGCGCGAGGTGATTACAGCTCTGCCGCTGTCGCAGACCAGCTCGATGATTCGTGCGATTGCAACCGGTGAAGCTGCAGATTTTCGCGGGATTCTCGTATTGCTGGCTTATTTGATTGTCTTTATCGTTGCCGGTTTATATTTTGTCTATAAGAAAGAAAATCTGTGAGGTGCAGCATCATGAAAAAACGAATCAGACAGGGAATTTTGGTGATACTCACGATGCTGCTGGCATCGTCCGTCTGTTTTGCGGCAGACAGCGAGGGCACGAAGCTGCCGGACAGCGCCGCCAATACACCGGCACCGCCTGCGTTTATTGAAATGGATGACGGAGACTATGCGATTCCGGTTTCGCTGGAAGGCGGCTCGGGCAAAGCGTCTGTGACCACACCAGCGGCACTTAAAGTGAAAGATGGTACAGCGGTCATGACGCTGGTTTGGGGCAGTGAAAATTATGACTATATGATTTCCGGCGGCGTCAAATACCAGCGCGTCAATGAGGAGGGCTATTCCACCTTTGAGATTCCGGTCACGAGCTTCACACAGCCGATGACCGTCATCGCGGACACAACCGCAATGAGCGTTCCGCATGAGGTCGAATATACGCTGACCCTGTCACCGGATGACATTATGGCAGGAAACCAGACGCCGCAGGCCGCTGCGCAGCGCGTGGTATATATGGCTGTGGGCATTATTTCTGTCTGCGCCGCCGTATCGCTTGTCAAAAAAAGACGACTCCGAAAATAATACGGAAAAACAAAAAGATAAACAAAAAATTTACATTTTTCATCCGCAGGGTTGCATTCACAATATGGTTGTGTTATATTGATATTTGTGATTAAAAATTGATAAACTCTGGAGAGTCTCACAGAACGAGCGCCGAAGGTGTACGGTACAGCCATGTACCAATCTCTCAGGCAAAAGGACAGATGAAACTATGTATTCTCTTTAGAGGGTTGGTAGAAATATCAACTCTTTTTTGTTTGCATTTTTATGTGGTGCAGGGCAAAAAAAGCTGATATGCCAACCGCTTGATGCACGACGAAAGGAGAAATGAACGTGGAGCAGTTTACTCGATTTTTAGAAATGATTGACGGATGGGTGTGGGGTGTCCCGCTTATCGTCCTGATTTTGGCGGTTGGCATTTATTTGACCATTCGCCTGCGAGGTTTACAGATTCGAAAGCTTCCCAAAGCACTCAAATATATGGTGCACAATGAGGAAGGCGGCGAAGGAGAAGTTACTTCATTCGGTGCGTTGTGTACGGCTCTGTCCGCAACCATCGGTACCGGCAACATTGTCGGCGTAGCAACAGCTATCGTTGCAGGCGGCCCTGGCGCCCTGTTTTGGATGTGGATGGCAGCCCTGTTCGGCATGGCAACCAAGTTTGCCGAGGGCGTGCTGGCGATCAAGTACCGCGTGCTGGACGAAACCGGTCATGCACTGGGCGGCCCATTCTATTATATCGAAAACGGCATGGGCAAGCAGTGGAAATGGCTGGCAAAGCTGTTTGCATTCTTTGGTGTCGGCGTTGGTATTCTGGGCATCGGTACCATTACACAGGTAAATGGTATTGCCTCTGCTGTCAACAACTTCTTTGACAGCAACAATGCATGGACATTCCAGCTGTTCGGAAAAGACTATTCGTATACCGTATTGATTGCGGCAATTATTGTCACTGTGTGCGTTGCACTGGTTATCATCGGCGGTATTCAGCGCATTGCAAGCGTATCGCAGGTTATCGTACCGTTTATGGCATGTATTTATGTTGCATTCTGCGTGCTGCTGCTGATTATGAATGTGACAAAGATTCCGGCAGCCTTTGTTTTGATTATTCAGAGTGCATTTGGCATGCGTGCAGTGGCAGGCGGCGCGCTGGGCGCTATTATCCTTGCTATGCAGAAGGGTATTGCCCGTGGCATCTTCTCGAATGAGGCCGGCCTTGGCAGTGCGCCGATTGCGGCAGCTGCAGCACAGACCAACGAACCGGTTCGTCAGGGTTTGGTTTCCATGACCGGCACGTTTATCGACACGATTGTTATTTGTACCATGACCGGCTTCTCGATTGTACTGACCGGTGCATATACACAGGGCTTAGAAGGTGTCGCTGTCACTGCCTATGCCTTCCAGTCAGGCCTGCCGTTCAGTGCAAAGGTTTGCGAGGGCATTCTGATGCTGTGCTTGATCTTCTTTGCATTTACGACCATTCTCGGCTGGGATTATTACTCGGAGCGCTGCTTGGAGTATCTGACCGGCAAGCATGAGCTGACGATGAAGGTCTATCGCTGGCTGTACATTTTGGCTGTATTTATCGGCCCGTTCCTCACAGTATCCGCTGTATGGACGATTGCGGACATCTTCAATGCGCTGATGGCTCTGCCGAACTTGGTGGCAATTCTGGCATTGAGCGGTGTTGTCGTTGCCGAAACGCGCCATTATTTCAAGCGTCTGAGCGAAGGTTCCATTCGCGAATGATAGCTTTGATATACACAAAGAGTCTCCTGCGGGAGACTCTTTTGCTGTTTGCGCATTTTTACTCGTTGACTTTTGCTGCGGATTCTGGTATACTATTTAACGGTTATCGGATAATAGAAGATAACAGAGATATGCGCCCGTAGCTCAGCTGGATAGAGCGTTGGACTCCGACTCCAAAGGCCATGCGTTCGAATCGCACCGGGCGTACCAAAAACACCGCTGTTTCGTGAGAAACGGCGGTGTTTTTTTATCGTCGCCTGTATTGCGCTTGTTGTGTTTTGGTGATTCATCATAAATATGCGCTCGGATTTTCGGGAAAATTATGTACCGGTTCGGTTGCGGATTGCAAAGAGAAATTATATAATAGTAGATGTTCGCCGCAGAGGACACGATTTTACGGCCAATATATAGTATGATGCGTGCACTTATCATACTATATATTGACAGTGGAAGTCCGTGGGCTTATAATAGATAGGCGGCCAATCATTTGCCGCGTATGGAGGGATTTACGATGAAAGTTATCAAAAGAAATGGTGAAGAAGTTCCATTTGATTTATCGAAGATCGTCAATGCTGTAAAGGCTGCCAATCTTGAGGTTGAGCCGATTCATAGATTGAATGAGTACCAGATTCAGGCGGTAGCAGATACCGTAGAAAAGAAGCTGGAATCGCTGCCGCATATCACACATGTCGAAGATGTGCAGGATATGGTAGAAATCGGCATCATGGAGATGCGCGGCTATGAGGTGGCACAGAAGTATGTGCGCTATCGGTATAAGCGGGAACTGGCTCGTAAATCGAACACGACAGATAATGAAATTCTGGCTTTGATTGATCATCTCAATGAGAACGTCAAGCAGGAAAATTCCAACAAAAATCCGGTTATCAACTCGACCCAGCGCGACTATATGGCGGGTGAGGTGAGCAAGGACTTGACCATGCGTGTCCTGCTGCCGGAGGATATTGTCAAGGCACATGAAGAGGGCATCATTCATTTCCATGATTCCGATTATTTTGCGCAGAAGGAACACAACTGTGACCTCATCAATCTGGAGGATATGCTGCAAAACGGCACGGTCATCAGTGAAACCATGATTGAAAAGCCGCACAGCTTCTTTACCGCCTGCAATGTCACGACGCAGATTGTCGCGCAGGTTGCAAGCAATCAGTACGGCGGTCAGACGTTTACGCTGTCGCACTTGGCTCCGTTTGTAGACATCAGCCGCAAAAA contains:
- a CDS encoding FecCD family ABC transporter permease, which translates into the protein MKQRTAMRCWIGYGILAVLLCSLILLNLNIGTVSLSPSEVFGILAGKTSANTAIIWEIRLPRLIAAVILGGALSVSGFLLQTFFSNPIAGPFVLGISSGAKLVVAMTMIGFLSRGWVMSSTSMILAAFVGSMISMGFVLLISGKVKKMSLLIICGIMIGYICSAITDFAVTFADDSNIVNLHNWSMGSFSGVSWDNVGTMTVVTVFCMVLTILLSKPMDAFRLGEVYAQSMGVNVKLFRVQLILLSSILSATVTAFAGPISFVGIAVPHLTKSLFHTSKPLFIIPASFLGGAVFCLFCDLLARTMFAPTELSIGSVTAVFGAPIVIWMMLHRDKKRQ
- a CDS encoding ABC transporter ATP-binding protein — translated: MNNAMLQTHNLSVGYDKKVLIQGIEIAVCPGEILTLIGPNGAGKSTIIKSITKQLEILGGTVCVAGKPLSQTGSRELAQKVSVMMTGRLEPELMSCEEVVEAGRFPYTGRFGVLSDADREKVREAMELVHIRELADKSFTCISDGQRQRVMLARAICQEPEILILDEPTSFLDIRHKLELLAILKRLVLEKQIAVIISMHELDLAQKLSDRVVCVRGDRIDKCGTPDEIFTDAYIEQLYQVSCGSYHTVYGFMELEKPAGKPEVFVIGGGGSGIPIYRQLQRKGIPFAAGVLHENDMDLPAAQALAAQIITERAFEPIGEQALAQAKACMETCTRVICCPERFGTMNAGNQQLMQLAQKQGKLFNHKRGL
- the cobI gene encoding precorrin-2 C(20)-methyltransferase; this translates as MKGTLIGVGVGPGDPELMTLKAVRMIRENEVIAVPGKQPKETVAYQIAVQAAPELADKTLLPLYMPMTMDAEERENNWKIAADTAEQQLEQGKNVVFLTLGDPTVYSTFSYVKKLVEEHGYQTATVSGITSFCAAAARMNVSLSEWNEPLHILPARHNLEDDLNYSGNCVLMKSGRKMDRVKQQLAQSGRDVVMVENCGMPEEKIYHGVEEIPNDAGYYSLIIAREPKHD
- a CDS encoding ABC transporter ATP-binding protein yields the protein MIEIKNLSKQFEGFQAVENLSLRIETGEFFALLGPNGAGKTTTISMISTLLLPSGGEIYIDGERLTRQRKDIKRKVSVVTQEYSMRQDMNMDEIMEYQGRLYFMKRKDIREKTEHLLAFAGLTSHRKKTIRKLSGGMRRKLMVCRALLTEPEILLLDEPTAGMDALSRRQMWNLLRQLNEKGLTILLTTHYIEEAQALCDRVALMDGGKLEDLDTPENLICKLGAYAVDEMHPDGVHSSYFAERSQAIAYLSELTGNCTLRDTTLEDVFVEQAGKHLTKGI
- a CDS encoding ABC transporter permease; protein product: MGIVTILWEKWREFLRDFSKITLAALIAPLMYLIVFGWGIRTTMNGQPYLYYLIPGVVSLTTMNGSFSAIAQNLNVQRLYEKAFDQVIISPTPLWQFIVGQVLAGALRGLYSAGIILLLILPIHTGLVFNWQSFVILFLNGAVFAGLSIVVSFLAKNHADVPRFSNYIIMPMSYLCNTFFSTAAIPHGAREVITALPLSQTSSMIRAIATGEAADFRGILVLLAYLIVFIVAGLYFVYKKENL
- a CDS encoding alanine/glycine:cation symporter family protein, giving the protein MNVEQFTRFLEMIDGWVWGVPLIVLILAVGIYLTIRLRGLQIRKLPKALKYMVHNEEGGEGEVTSFGALCTALSATIGTGNIVGVATAIVAGGPGALFWMWMAALFGMATKFAEGVLAIKYRVLDETGHALGGPFYYIENGMGKQWKWLAKLFAFFGVGVGILGIGTITQVNGIASAVNNFFDSNNAWTFQLFGKDYSYTVLIAAIIVTVCVALVIIGGIQRIASVSQVIVPFMACIYVAFCVLLLIMNVTKIPAAFVLIIQSAFGMRAVAGGALGAIILAMQKGIARGIFSNEAGLGSAPIAAAAAQTNEPVRQGLVSMTGTFIDTIVICTMTGFSIVLTGAYTQGLEGVAVTAYAFQSGLPFSAKVCEGILMLCLIFFAFTTILGWDYYSERCLEYLTGKHELTMKVYRWLYILAVFIGPFLTVSAVWTIADIFNALMALPNLVAILALSGVVVAETRHYFKRLSEGSIRE